The Sulfurimonas hydrogeniphila genome includes a window with the following:
- a CDS encoding sulfite exporter TauE/SafE family protein, with protein sequence MDTVNLLTIVTIAFLGSFGHCIGMCGGIVLAYSTIKIEPASSKVSKTVAHLLYNFGRVLTYTILGALFGAIGGVATFSNTANGTLLIIAGTAMILAGLSLMGKIKFLTLIEHSISSSHFYKKSFQAILHSKSNTSFFILGMLNGLLPCGFVYFFAITAASTASPLYGALVMFIFGISTIPAMFSLGFLSSLASATSFRNMMMSLSSVAVILYGIFTIYNGYDYLTNPLRTLLQCH encoded by the coding sequence GTGGATACGGTAAATTTATTGACAATTGTCACTATCGCTTTTTTAGGCTCTTTTGGACACTGTATCGGTATGTGCGGGGGTATCGTCCTTGCCTATTCAACCATTAAAATTGAACCTGCAAGCTCCAAGGTCTCCAAAACAGTGGCTCATCTGCTGTATAACTTTGGACGTGTGTTGACCTATACAATTTTAGGAGCACTCTTTGGCGCAATCGGCGGGGTGGCAACTTTTAGCAATACCGCAAACGGTACACTGCTCATCATCGCAGGAACTGCAATGATTTTGGCAGGTTTGTCGTTAATGGGAAAAATAAAATTTCTTACATTGATAGAACATTCCATCTCTTCATCACATTTTTACAAAAAATCTTTTCAGGCTATTTTACACTCAAAATCAAATACAAGCTTTTTTATTCTCGGTATGTTAAACGGACTGCTTCCTTGCGGTTTTGTTTACTTTTTTGCCATCACGGCTGCAAGTACGGCAAGTCCGCTTTACGGTGCTTTGGTAATGTTTATTTTCGGTATCAGTACTATTCCGGCAATGTTTTCTTTAGGATTTTTATCTTCTCTTGCCTCTGCGACGAGTTTTAGAAATATGATGATGAGCCTCTCTTCAGTGGCTGTGATTTTATACGGGATATTTACGATTTACAATGGGTATGACTACTTGACGAATCCTCTCAGAACACTGTTGCAGTGTCATTAG